From Arcticibacter tournemirensis, one genomic window encodes:
- the thrS gene encoding threonine--tRNA ligase — MINITLPDGSVKQFEKGTSSLQIAQSISEGLARNVLAAEVNGEIWDASRPIESDASLKLLTWNDGNGKSTFWHSSAHLMAEALEALYPGTKFGIGPAIETGFYYDVDFGDREFSSDDFKDIENKMLELARSKSEYVRKPVSKADAEAYFTEKGDEYKLDLIKDLPDGSITFYTQGNFTDLCRGPHIPNTGFIKAVKLMNVAGAYWRGDESRKQLTRIYGVTFPKQSELADYLKMIEEAKKRDHRKLGKELELFTFSEKVGMGLPLWLPKGTALREKLVNFLQKAQVKSGYEQVITPHIGHKNLYITSGHYEKYGADSFQPIKTPQEGEEFLLKPMNCPHHCEIYKSKPRSYKDLPVRYAEFGTVYRYEQSGELHGLTRVRGFTQDDAHLFCRPDQVLEEFKKVIDLVLYVFKALGFEDYTAQISLRDPENKAKYIGSDQNWLLAESAIIEAAKEKGLKTVVELGEAAFYGPKLDFMVKDALGRKWQLGTIQVDYNLPERFELEYTGSDNAKHRPVMIHRAPFGSLERFVAVLIEHCAGNFPLWLTPEQFIVLPISEKYEDYAKKVLESLNNSDIRGLIDLRDEKIGRKIRDAEVKKIPYMLIIGEKEMADGVVSVRKHGQGDLGSMKAEEFEKQLITEITV, encoded by the coding sequence ATGATTAACATTACTCTTCCTGATGGTTCTGTCAAACAGTTTGAGAAAGGAACCAGTTCTCTTCAGATCGCACAATCGATCTCCGAAGGTTTAGCACGAAACGTATTAGCAGCAGAAGTAAACGGTGAGATATGGGACGCGAGCCGCCCTATTGAATCTGATGCTTCCCTGAAGCTGCTTACCTGGAACGATGGTAACGGCAAATCGACTTTCTGGCATTCGTCAGCGCACCTGATGGCGGAAGCGCTTGAAGCTTTGTATCCGGGAACGAAATTTGGTATTGGTCCGGCCATTGAAACGGGCTTTTATTACGATGTCGATTTTGGTGATCGTGAGTTTTCCTCCGATGACTTTAAAGATATCGAAAATAAGATGCTGGAGCTTGCCAGGTCAAAATCGGAATATGTCCGTAAACCGGTGAGCAAGGCAGATGCAGAAGCTTATTTTACTGAAAAGGGCGACGAGTATAAACTCGACCTGATCAAAGATCTTCCTGACGGGTCGATAACTTTCTATACACAAGGTAATTTTACCGACTTGTGCCGCGGTCCGCATATCCCTAATACAGGGTTTATCAAGGCTGTAAAGCTTATGAACGTAGCCGGTGCTTATTGGCGGGGAGACGAAAGCCGGAAACAGCTTACCCGTATTTACGGTGTGACGTTTCCAAAGCAGAGCGAGCTGGCGGATTATCTAAAGATGATCGAGGAGGCTAAAAAGCGGGATCACCGGAAACTGGGAAAGGAACTTGAACTTTTTACTTTTTCTGAGAAGGTTGGAATGGGTTTGCCTCTTTGGCTGCCGAAGGGTACTGCTCTAAGGGAGAAGCTGGTTAACTTCCTTCAGAAGGCGCAGGTGAAAAGCGGATACGAGCAGGTAATCACTCCTCATATTGGTCATAAGAACCTGTATATTACTTCAGGACATTACGAAAAATATGGTGCTGATTCCTTCCAGCCGATTAAGACGCCGCAGGAAGGGGAAGAGTTCCTTCTGAAGCCGATGAATTGTCCGCATCACTGCGAGATATATAAATCAAAACCCCGCTCTTATAAGGACCTGCCGGTTCGCTATGCCGAGTTTGGGACCGTTTACCGGTATGAGCAGAGCGGAGAGCTTCACGGGCTGACAAGGGTACGTGGATTTACACAGGATGATGCGCATTTATTTTGCCGGCCAGACCAGGTGCTGGAAGAGTTTAAGAAGGTGATCGACCTTGTGCTTTATGTATTTAAGGCTCTGGGCTTTGAAGACTATACTGCACAGATCTCCTTACGGGATCCCGAGAATAAAGCGAAGTATATAGGTTCTGACCAGAACTGGCTTCTCGCCGAATCAGCCATTATTGAGGCTGCGAAAGAAAAGGGCCTTAAGACGGTTGTTGAATTGGGCGAGGCTGCATTCTATGGTCCTAAGCTCGATTTTATGGTTAAGGATGCGTTGGGCAGGAAATGGCAGTTGGGTACCATTCAGGTGGATTATAACCTGCCTGAGCGTTTTGAACTCGAATATACAGGAAGTGATAATGCGAAACACAGGCCGGTGATGATTCACAGGGCGCCGTTTGGCTCGCTTGAACGCTTTGTAGCTGTACTGATCGAACATTGTGCAGGAAACTTCCCACTATGGCTTACGCCGGAGCAATTCATTGTACTTCCGATATCTGAGAAGTATGAAGATTATGCAAAAAAAGTTTTAGAATCACTTAATAATTCCGATATTCGCGGCTTGATTGACTTACGGGATGAAAAGATTGGAAGAAAGATACGTGACGCCGAAGTCAAGAAAATCCCTTACATGCTCATTATAGGTGAGAAGGAGATGGCCGATGGAGTGGTTTCTGTGAGGAAACATGGCCAGGGTGATCTGGGAAGCATGAAAGCGGAAGAGTTTGAAAAGCAATTAATTACAGAAATAACCGTTTAA
- a CDS encoding MFS transporter → MQDIKNNKRTIRGWAMFDWANSAYNLVITSTIFPAYYTIITTTSEHGDKVSFFGRTFVNTALSNYALSAAYLVMALLLPLLSSTADFRGNKKVFMKLFTYVGGLACIGLFFFKLETLEIGIICFAVAAMGYIGGVMFSNSYLPEIASQDQQDRVSAQGFAYGYIGSVLLQIICFVFVLKPEWFGITDASFPARLSFLLVGVWWILFAQIPFKVLPAGSPNKEKINRQVIHSGYQELAKVWRQVNTMKVMKRFLLAFFLYSVGVQTIMLVAASFGEKVLHLGTSRLIATILIIQLVAIAGAYLMSSLARRIGNVKVLIMVVVVWIGVCVAAYGISTENQFYIIAALVGLIMGGIQSLSRSTYSKFLPENTPDTASFFSFYDVTEKLAIVLGLAAFAFIEEHSNIRNSALGLSVFFVLGLIVLIVLLFTRENRVNNSEV, encoded by the coding sequence ATGCAAGATATTAAGAATAACAAAAGAACGATCAGGGGATGGGCCATGTTCGACTGGGCCAATTCGGCCTATAATCTGGTGATCACTTCGACAATTTTTCCTGCGTATTATACCATTATCACCACTACAAGTGAACATGGGGATAAGGTGTCGTTCTTTGGAAGGACTTTCGTAAACACGGCGCTGTCTAATTACGCTCTTTCGGCGGCGTACCTGGTAATGGCTTTATTGTTGCCGCTTCTATCTTCTACGGCAGACTTCAGGGGCAATAAGAAAGTTTTTATGAAGCTGTTTACTTATGTGGGAGGCCTCGCCTGTATCGGCTTGTTCTTTTTTAAACTGGAGACGCTTGAAATTGGCATCATTTGTTTTGCCGTTGCTGCCATGGGGTATATCGGCGGCGTGATGTTCAGCAATTCGTATCTTCCCGAAATAGCCAGTCAGGATCAGCAGGACCGGGTGAGTGCACAGGGGTTTGCGTATGGCTACATTGGAAGCGTACTTCTGCAGATCATTTGTTTTGTTTTTGTATTGAAACCCGAATGGTTCGGTATTACCGATGCGTCCTTTCCGGCGAGGTTATCTTTTCTGCTGGTTGGCGTGTGGTGGATATTGTTTGCGCAGATTCCTTTTAAAGTTCTTCCCGCAGGAAGCCCTAATAAGGAGAAAATCAACCGGCAGGTGATACATAGTGGTTACCAGGAGCTTGCCAAGGTTTGGCGTCAGGTGAATACCATGAAAGTGATGAAGCGCTTCTTACTTGCCTTTTTCCTTTATTCGGTGGGGGTTCAAACCATTATGCTTGTAGCGGCGAGTTTTGGCGAAAAGGTACTGCACCTGGGAACTTCCAGGCTGATTGCTACCATATTGATCATCCAGTTAGTGGCTATAGCCGGAGCCTACCTGATGTCGTCGCTGGCACGGCGGATAGGGAACGTGAAAGTGCTGATTATGGTTGTTGTTGTATGGATTGGAGTGTGCGTAGCTGCTTACGGAATTTCCACAGAGAACCAGTTTTATATCATTGCTGCGCTGGTAGGCCTGATTATGGGAGGGATACAATCGCTTTCACGGTCTACTTACTCGAAGTTCCTTCCTGAAAATACTCCTGATACGGCATCCTTCTTCAGCTTTTACGATGTAACGGAAAAGCTGGCTATCGTACTCGGACTGGCAGCTTTTGCTTTTATTGAAGAACATTCGAATATCAGGAACTCTGCACTGGGGCTTAGTGTTTTCTTCGTTCTGGGATTGATCGTGCTGATTGTACTGCTTTTTACCAGGGAGAATCGGGTGAATAACAGCGAAGTATAA
- the infC gene encoding translation initiation factor IF-3: MALGRPGFNKGPRGPRPPFKKKEAEHNINEFIRSPQVRLVGENVEQGIFSLSEARAIAEEQELDLVEISPNASPPVCRVIDYNKFIYEQKKKLKEIKANAKQTVIKEIRFGPNTNEHDFQFKLKHAISFLENGEKVRAYVHFKGRAIVYKEQGEILLLRFAQALEEVGKVEQLPKLEGKRMFLIVGPKAKK; this comes from the coding sequence TTGGCATTAGGAAGACCAGGTTTTAACAAAGGTCCACGGGGACCGAGACCTCCTTTTAAGAAAAAAGAGGCTGAGCATAATATTAACGAGTTCATCAGGTCACCCCAGGTTCGCCTGGTTGGTGAGAACGTTGAACAGGGAATATTCTCTTTAAGCGAAGCAAGGGCAATAGCTGAAGAGCAGGAGCTTGATTTAGTTGAAATCTCTCCCAACGCCAGTCCTCCGGTTTGCAGGGTAATTGATTACAATAAATTTATCTATGAGCAAAAGAAAAAGCTTAAAGAGATAAAGGCCAATGCCAAGCAAACGGTAATTAAAGAAATTCGTTTTGGCCCCAATACCAATGAGCATGACTTTCAGTTTAAGCTGAAGCACGCCATAAGCTTTTTGGAAAATGGAGAGAAGGTGAGGGCATACGTTCACTTTAAAGGCAGAGCCATTGTATACAAGGAACAGGGTGAAATACTTCTGCTACGTTTTGCACAGGCTCTGGAAGAAGTTGGCAAGGTTGAACAGCTGCCAAAGCTGGAGGGAAAACGGATGTTTTTAATTGTTGGACCGAAGGCGAAAAAGTAA
- a CDS encoding (Fe-S)-binding protein, which translates to MTVELFIPCFIDQLYPETAFNTVKILEKAGCKVKYNAEQTCCGQASFNAGFWDEAKAVGNKFLNDFTENNYIVSPSASCTGMVKNYYNDLFTNTAVHNKCRAIQSNIHELSDFLVNIIGKDYFGAELEGRAVYHDSCAGLRECKIKDEPRALLAKVHGLDLVEMKDTDTCCGFGGTFSVKFNSISSAMAQQKVDNALAVDAEYIISTDASCLLNLQGYIDKNKLPIKTMHLADVLAHGWGNV; encoded by the coding sequence ATGACTGTAGAATTGTTTATTCCCTGTTTTATTGATCAACTGTATCCGGAAACGGCTTTTAATACGGTGAAGATACTTGAGAAAGCGGGATGTAAGGTAAAATATAACGCTGAGCAGACCTGCTGTGGTCAGGCTTCTTTCAATGCGGGCTTCTGGGATGAGGCAAAGGCCGTGGGCAACAAGTTCCTCAATGACTTTACTGAGAATAATTACATCGTGTCGCCGTCGGCTTCGTGCACGGGAATGGTAAAAAACTACTATAACGACTTGTTTACCAATACCGCTGTCCACAACAAGTGCCGTGCTATTCAAAGCAATATTCACGAGTTGTCGGACTTCCTGGTGAACATTATCGGTAAGGATTATTTTGGCGCCGAGCTGGAAGGCAGGGCTGTATACCACGATTCGTGCGCAGGTTTACGTGAGTGTAAAATTAAGGACGAGCCGCGGGCATTGCTGGCCAAGGTACATGGACTTGATTTGGTAGAGATGAAAGACACCGACACCTGCTGCGGCTTTGGCGGGACTTTTTCTGTGAAGTTTAACAGCATATCATCCGCTATGGCTCAGCAGAAAGTAGATAATGCGCTGGCCGTTGATGCCGAATATATTATCTCTACCGATGCTTCCTGTCTTTTAAACCTGCAGGGATATATTGACAAGAATAAGTTACCTATTAAAACCATGCATCTTGCCGATGTCCTGGCACACGGATGGGGGAACGTGTGA
- the rplT gene encoding 50S ribosomal protein L20 yields MPRSVNAVASRRRRKKILKLAKGYWGSRSKVYTVAKNTVEKGLQYAYRDRKTKKREFRALWIQRINAGARHHGISYSQLIGKLTAKGIGLNRKVLADLAMNEPEAFKAIVDAVK; encoded by the coding sequence ATGCCACGTTCGGTAAACGCAGTAGCGTCAAGAAGAAGAAGAAAGAAGATCCTTAAGTTAGCCAAAGGTTATTGGGGATCAAGAAGCAAGGTTTATACCGTTGCTAAAAACACGGTAGAAAAAGGTTTGCAGTATGCATACCGTGACCGTAAGACCAAGAAAAGAGAATTCAGAGCTTTATGGATTCAGCGTATTAACGCAGGTGCCCGTCACCATGGAATTTCATATTCTCAGTTAATAGGTAAGTTAACAGCAAAAGGAATTGGCCTGAACCGTAAAGTTTTAGCCGACCTTGCAATGAACGAGCCTGAAGCTTTCAAAGCAATCGTTGATGCTGTAAAATAG
- a CDS encoding ABC transporter permease has translation MDKKVSLNISWLIKMAWRDSRRSRPRLFLFISSIILGIAALVAIYSFGHNLQRDIDSQAATLAGADLTISGNSQPSGPMKKYLATLGDQRSEERSFASMVYFPGSGGTRLVQVRALRGGFPYYGRIETSPVNAATSFRSGKYALVDKTVMLQFRAQTGDSVHVGNLSFVIAGILDKAPGQTGISSGIAPVVYIPLQYLEQTGLQQKGSRINYNFYYRYTSAGSLEKQLKDIRKRTDKAGMDLETVETQKQNTGRSFEDLNRFLSLVGFIALLLGCIGVASSIHIYVREKLASVAILRCLGVSSLQAFLIYLIQIVAVGFIGSVLGAMLGTIIQQVLPVVLKDFLPIEVTTSISVPAVLQGIAAGMVVSLLFALLPLLSVRNISPLNTLRSSVEEVKKRWDILKWLVYVLIGAFVVLFSYLQLKSLIRAVYFSAGVLAAFLALCGTAWLLMWLVKRFFPSSWSYLWRQGLANLFRPNNQTLILIVSIGLGTAFISTLMLVQDVLMKQVTLSASGNQPNMVLFDIQTSQRNAVANLAKLNNLPVLQQVPIVTMRIEEIKGKTAAQVKKDTTQGIPVRAFNSEIRATFRDSLTSSERITDGKWTGKAGSGTVYVSLDKGYAHRINVKVGDPMVFNVQGALIPVVVGSLREVDWNRIQTNFRVVFPTGVLEAAPQFHVLLTRVPSAEASVAFQQAVVRNFPNVSIIDLNLVLRTLDDILSKIGFVIRFMAAFSIITGLIVLIASVLVSKYQRLKESVLLRTLGGSRKQILTITSLEYLFLGAFAATTGIILSLGASWALARFSFETEFRPQALPLLVLFLLVCMITVFMGLFNSRGVLNSPPLEVLRKEN, from the coding sequence ATGGATAAGAAAGTATCTCTCAATATTTCATGGCTTATTAAAATGGCCTGGCGTGACAGCCGCCGGAGCCGGCCGAGGTTATTTTTGTTTATTTCCTCCATTATTCTGGGCATAGCCGCACTCGTTGCCATTTATTCTTTCGGGCACAATTTGCAGAGAGATATTGACTCGCAGGCTGCAACGCTGGCGGGTGCCGACCTTACTATATCGGGAAACAGCCAGCCTTCAGGCCCCATGAAAAAATACCTGGCTACACTTGGTGACCAGCGGTCTGAGGAGCGCAGCTTTGCTTCGATGGTTTATTTCCCGGGCAGCGGCGGAACAAGGCTGGTTCAGGTGAGAGCGCTCCGTGGCGGATTTCCTTATTACGGCCGAATTGAAACCAGTCCTGTGAATGCAGCCACGTCTTTCAGATCGGGAAAGTATGCTCTTGTTGACAAGACGGTGATGCTGCAGTTCAGGGCGCAGACCGGCGATTCGGTTCATGTGGGTAATTTGAGCTTCGTCATTGCGGGTATCCTTGATAAAGCGCCTGGACAAACAGGTATTTCGTCAGGAATAGCGCCTGTGGTGTATATTCCGTTACAGTATCTCGAACAAACGGGGCTTCAGCAAAAAGGAAGCCGGATCAATTATAACTTTTATTACAGGTATACCAGTGCCGGTTCGCTCGAAAAGCAGCTTAAAGATATACGGAAACGTACGGACAAGGCAGGAATGGACCTGGAAACTGTAGAAACGCAGAAACAAAACACCGGACGGTCTTTTGAGGACCTGAACCGCTTTTTGTCGCTGGTGGGCTTTATTGCTCTTTTGCTTGGCTGTATTGGCGTGGCCAGTTCAATTCATATCTATGTGAGGGAGAAGCTCGCATCTGTAGCTATTTTGAGATGCCTGGGCGTTAGTTCTTTGCAGGCTTTTCTTATTTATCTTATACAGATTGTTGCCGTGGGATTTATTGGTTCGGTGCTGGGAGCGATGCTTGGCACGATCATTCAACAGGTGCTGCCGGTGGTGTTAAAGGACTTTCTGCCAATTGAGGTTACTACGAGTATTTCCGTTCCCGCTGTTTTACAGGGCATTGCTGCCGGGATGGTTGTTTCGTTGCTGTTTGCCCTTTTGCCCTTATTATCGGTCAGGAATATCTCGCCCCTTAATACGCTTCGTTCCTCTGTTGAGGAGGTGAAGAAGAGATGGGATATCCTAAAATGGTTGGTGTACGTGCTTATTGGAGCGTTCGTGGTGCTGTTCAGCTACCTGCAACTAAAAAGCCTTATCCGGGCGGTCTATTTTAGCGCCGGGGTGTTGGCTGCCTTCCTTGCTTTATGTGGCACTGCATGGCTTCTGATGTGGCTTGTAAAAAGGTTTTTCCCTTCTTCATGGAGTTACCTGTGGCGGCAGGGACTGGCCAATCTCTTCAGGCCCAACAATCAAACGCTGATATTAATTGTATCGATCGGACTTGGGACCGCATTTATAAGCACTCTTATGCTTGTGCAGGACGTGTTAATGAAACAGGTGACGCTTTCCGCGAGCGGCAATCAGCCCAACATGGTTCTTTTCGATATTCAAACAAGCCAGAGAAATGCGGTTGCCAACCTTGCTAAACTCAATAACCTCCCTGTCCTGCAGCAGGTGCCTATCGTTACGATGCGGATTGAAGAAATTAAAGGAAAAACGGCCGCGCAGGTAAAAAAAGACACCACGCAGGGAATTCCGGTCCGGGCGTTTAATTCCGAGATCAGGGCTACGTTCAGAGATAGTCTTACCTCTTCAGAGCGGATAACGGATGGAAAATGGACAGGCAAAGCAGGAAGCGGTACGGTGTATGTATCGCTTGATAAAGGCTACGCTCACCGGATCAATGTAAAGGTGGGCGATCCTATGGTGTTTAATGTACAGGGGGCATTGATCCCTGTTGTGGTAGGCAGTCTGCGGGAGGTCGACTGGAACCGTATTCAAACAAACTTCAGGGTTGTTTTTCCTACAGGGGTGCTGGAAGCGGCGCCGCAGTTTCATGTGTTGCTTACCAGAGTGCCTTCGGCTGAGGCTTCTGTTGCGTTTCAGCAGGCGGTAGTACGCAATTTTCCGAACGTGTCCATTATAGATCTTAACCTGGTACTCAGGACCTTAGACGACATACTCAGCAAGATAGGTTTTGTTATCCGTTTTATGGCGGCTTTTAGCATCATAACAGGATTGATAGTACTTATTGCCTCTGTTCTGGTGAGCAAATACCAGCGGCTGAAGGAGAGTGTATTATTGCGGACATTGGGAGGCAGCCGGAAGCAGATCCTGACGATTACGTCACTGGAATATCTCTTTTTAGGCGCTTTTGCTGCCACTACTGGCATTATCCTTTCACTGGGCGCCTCCTGGGCTTTGGCGAGGTTTAGCTTTGAAACAGAATTCAGGCCGCAGGCCTTGCCGCTGCTGGTTTTATTCCTGCTTGTCTGTATGATCACTGTCTTCATGGGGCTGTTTAACAGTCGCGGTGTTTTAAACAGTCCGCCGCTGGAAGTGCTGCGAAAGGAAAACTGA
- a CDS encoding DUF72 domain-containing protein, with translation MDFGKVPAEQISEIDFALPEDSPLTKEILQQSSRLDKPQIYVGCAKWGRKEWLGLIYPEKTKEARFLDEYVKHFNSIELNAVFYNMPKKEQIKTWREKAEAENKDFKFCPKFTRSISHIRRLKNAEDDTSRYLESIYEFGPYLGPSFLQLSDNFGPKNIDVLKDYLYTLPRDLDVFVEVRHKDWFEDAEARQALFKLLKEVKKGAIITDATGRRDCVHMELPTPHAFIRFVGNGLHPTDYTRIDEWIERISSWAGQGLQSVYFFLHQHDEKDTPILADYTIRKLNEKLGTQLKSPDFVKKQSSLF, from the coding sequence ATGGATTTTGGAAAAGTACCGGCGGAGCAGATCTCCGAAATTGATTTCGCCCTTCCTGAGGATAGCCCGCTTACAAAGGAGATTCTTCAACAGTCTTCCAGGTTGGACAAACCACAGATATATGTGGGCTGTGCAAAGTGGGGAAGGAAAGAATGGCTTGGCCTGATATATCCTGAAAAAACGAAAGAAGCCAGGTTCCTGGACGAATATGTAAAACACTTCAACTCAATAGAGCTGAATGCTGTGTTTTATAATATGCCAAAAAAAGAACAGATCAAAACCTGGAGAGAAAAGGCGGAAGCCGAAAATAAAGACTTTAAGTTCTGTCCTAAGTTTACCCGCAGCATAAGTCATATCCGGCGTTTGAAAAATGCTGAAGACGACACCAGCAGGTATCTGGAGAGTATCTATGAGTTCGGGCCTTATCTGGGGCCATCGTTCCTTCAGTTAAGTGACAACTTCGGACCGAAGAATATCGATGTGCTTAAAGATTACCTGTATACGTTGCCGCGGGACCTGGACGTATTTGTGGAGGTGCGGCATAAGGACTGGTTCGAAGACGCAGAAGCGAGACAAGCCTTATTTAAACTACTGAAAGAGGTGAAGAAGGGCGCCATCATTACAGATGCGACAGGCAGAAGAGATTGTGTGCATATGGAACTTCCAACTCCTCATGCTTTCATTCGGTTTGTTGGAAACGGCCTTCATCCCACTGATTACACCCGTATAGACGAATGGATAGAAAGGATTTCATCATGGGCAGGGCAGGGCCTCCAGTCGGTATATTTTTTCCTGCATCAGCACGACGAAAAAGACACCCCGATTCTGGCCGATTACACTATTCGCAAGCTGAATGAGAAGTTGGGAACGCAGCTCAAATCTCCTGATTTTGTAAAAAAACAATCTTCTCTCTTCTAA
- the rpmI gene encoding 50S ribosomal protein L35, which produces MPKMKTNSSAKKRFKLTGTGKIARKNAFMSHILTKMSTKRKRNLSHTSLVSEADLGNVKRMLCIGK; this is translated from the coding sequence ATGCCAAAAATGAAGACCAATTCCAGTGCAAAAAAGCGTTTTAAGCTTACTGGAACCGGTAAAATTGCAAGGAAGAACGCGTTTATGAGCCACATCTTAACAAAGATGTCTACTAAACGTAAGCGTAACTTAAGTCACACCAGTCTGGTTTCAGAAGCTGACTTAGGAAACGTAAAGAGAATGCTTTGCATCGGGAAGTAA